One Rosettibacter firmus genomic window carries:
- a CDS encoding LytR/AlgR family response regulator transcription factor, translated as MNKKIKVIIVDDEKLARDIIKTYLAKYDTIQIVAECSNGFEALKQINELKPDLIFLDIQMPKISGFEMLELLEDPPIIIFTTAFDNYAIKAFEVNAIDYLLKPFSEERFDDSIQKAMNLLNNKNESNKKLEALSRTLEQKVEFLERVVIKQNQKIIIIPVSEIKFIEAQDDYVMIYTSKGNYLKEKTMKYFEEYLNPQNFIRIHRSYIANISCIKQIELYEKESYKIILDDSTKLPVSKTGFQKIKELIR; from the coding sequence ATGAACAAGAAAATAAAAGTAATCATTGTGGATGATGAAAAGTTAGCCAGAGATATAATTAAAACTTATCTTGCGAAATATGACACAATTCAAATTGTTGCAGAATGTTCTAATGGATTCGAAGCTTTAAAACAAATTAATGAATTGAAACCAGATTTAATTTTTCTTGACATACAGATGCCCAAAATATCTGGTTTTGAAATGTTAGAACTATTAGAAGATCCCCCAATTATAATTTTTACTACAGCATTCGACAATTATGCAATTAAAGCTTTTGAAGTAAATGCAATTGATTATTTATTAAAACCATTTTCAGAAGAAAGGTTTGATGACTCAATACAAAAAGCTATGAATTTATTAAACAACAAGAATGAATCAAATAAAAAATTGGAAGCACTATCCAGAACCTTAGAACAAAAAGTAGAATTCTTAGAAAGAGTTGTTATAAAACAAAATCAAAAAATTATTATCATCCCTGTTTCTGAGATTAAATTTATTGAAGCACAGGACGACTATGTTATGATTTACACTTCAAAAGGAAATTATTTAAAAGAAAAAACAATGAAATACTTTGAAGAATATTTGAATCCACAAAATTTTATTCGAATACATCGTTCTTACATTGCAAACATTTCTTGTATCAAACAAATAGAATTATACGAAAAAGAATCATACAAAATTATTTTAGATGATAGCACTAAACTTCCAGTAAGTAAAACAGGTTTTCAAAAAATCAAAGAGTTAATTAGATAA
- the rmuC gene encoding DNA recombination protein RmuC produces the protein MINVAVIVILALTLIILLFVFLVNRKINSFNQIETKLELERIERAFRDELYRNRDEISKSLKSQREELSNTINIFGEQLANRLYEIAKMQKSQLDIFAEQLSKLTQSNEQKFDNLQLRVETHLKEIQENNSKKLEEMRQTVDEKLHATLERRLGESFKLVSERLEQVYKGLGDMQELARGVGDLKNVLTNVKTRGTWGEIQLENLIDQILTREQYERNVTTKKGSNDKVEVAIKLPGRDSSKNEIVWLPIDAKFPIEDYQRLLDAQDNSDIEAINSAVKAIESRIKNEAKKIAEKYLDPPNTTDFAIMFLPVEGLYAEVLRRPGLAESLQREYRVTIAGPTTLSALLNSLQMGFRTLAIEKRSSEVWKILSSVKTEFGKFGDVLEATQKKLQEASNKIEEATKSTRKIERQLKDVQILPPDEQIKLLE, from the coding sequence ATGATTAATGTTGCAGTTATAGTAATCTTAGCATTAACATTAATAATATTATTATTTGTTTTCTTAGTTAATAGAAAAATTAATTCATTCAATCAAATCGAAACAAAATTAGAATTAGAAAGAATTGAAAGAGCTTTTCGGGATGAACTTTACAGAAATAGAGATGAAATTTCTAAATCTTTAAAATCTCAAAGAGAAGAATTGAGTAATACGATTAATATTTTTGGCGAACAACTGGCAAATAGACTTTATGAAATTGCCAAAATGCAAAAAAGTCAACTCGATATTTTTGCTGAACAACTTTCAAAACTCACACAATCTAACGAACAAAAATTTGATAACCTTCAGTTAAGAGTTGAAACACATTTAAAAGAAATTCAAGAAAATAATTCAAAGAAATTAGAAGAAATGCGTCAAACTGTTGATGAAAAATTACATGCTACTTTAGAAAGAAGATTGGGAGAATCTTTCAAATTAGTAAGCGAAAGATTAGAACAAGTATATAAAGGTCTGGGTGATATGCAGGAGCTTGCTCGTGGAGTTGGCGATTTAAAAAATGTTTTAACTAATGTAAAAACTCGTGGTACATGGGGAGAAATTCAACTTGAAAATTTAATCGATCAAATACTTACGCGTGAACAATATGAACGTAATGTAACAACAAAAAAAGGAAGTAATGATAAAGTTGAAGTTGCAATAAAACTGCCGGGAAGAGATTCTTCAAAAAATGAAATTGTGTGGTTACCAATAGATGCTAAATTCCCAATCGAAGATTATCAAAGACTCTTAGACGCACAGGATAATTCTGACATTGAAGCAATAAATAGTGCAGTTAAAGCAATTGAATCAAGAATTAAAAACGAAGCAAAAAAAATCGCCGAAAAATATTTAGACCCACCAAACACCACCGATTTTGCAATCATGTTTTTGCCTGTGGAAGGACTATATGCAGAGGTTTTAAGAAGACCGGGATTAGCTGAATCACTTCAAAGAGAATATCGCGTTACAATTGCTGGTCCTACAACTCTTTCAGCTTTATTGAATAGTTTGCAAATGGGTTTTAGAACTCTTGCTATTGAGAAACGCTCAAGTGAAGTATGGAAAATATTAAGCTCGGTTAAAACAGAATTTGGCAAATTTGGAGATGTCTTAGAAGCAACTCAAAAGAAATTACAAGAAGCATCAAATAAAATTGAAGAAGCTACAAAATCAACAAGAAAAATTGAAAGACAATTAAAAGATGTTCAGATACTTCCACCAGATGAGCAAATAAAATTATTAGAATAA
- a CDS encoding LiaF transmembrane domain-containing protein → MHQSNLRYWLGIIFIVIGILLIIDNLGFFYFGFRHIIFSWHTILIIIGIILLIRAKNNTLGIILLVIGAYGLINHIFKPFFNFSFRDLFPLFIIIIGLYFILKRNEEKQKKEERRIYSESYSNIFNITDDFLDETCLLAHNKRKITSQNFKGGKITIIAGATEIDLTESNLYPGEAILEITCLVGGFTILVPKNWKVITNVTTIFGGMDSKQYFINNSLPSSEGLLIINGIILFGGGEIKSIL, encoded by the coding sequence ATGCATCAATCAAATTTACGATACTGGCTTGGAATAATTTTTATAGTAATTGGAATATTATTGATTATAGATAATTTAGGTTTCTTTTATTTTGGTTTTCGTCATATAATCTTTTCATGGCATACAATATTAATAATAATTGGAATAATTTTACTTATAAGGGCAAAAAACAATACTCTTGGTATAATCCTTCTTGTAATTGGAGCTTATGGTTTAATCAACCATATATTTAAGCCTTTTTTCAATTTCTCGTTCAGGGATTTATTCCCACTATTTATAATAATTATTGGTCTCTATTTCATATTAAAAAGAAATGAAGAAAAACAAAAAAAAGAAGAACGAAGAATTTACTCAGAAAGTTATTCGAACATTTTTAATATTACAGATGATTTCTTAGATGAAACATGTTTATTAGCTCACAATAAAAGAAAAATAACATCTCAAAATTTTAAAGGCGGGAAAATCACAATAATAGCTGGAGCAACTGAAATAGATTTAACCGAATCAAATTTGTATCCTGGAGAAGCAATTCTGGAAATAACTTGTCTTGTTGGTGGTTTTACAATATTAGTACCAAAAAACTGGAAAGTAATTACTAATGTTACTACAATCTTTGGAGGGATGGATTCAAAACAATACTTTATAAATAATTCATTACCTTCATCAGAAGGATTATTAATCATTAATGGTATTATATTGTTTGGTGGTGGAGAAATAAAAAGTATTTTATGA
- a CDS encoding methylenetetrahydrofolate reductase: protein MKVTEHLAKANDTLISFEIIPPKRGGDIKQLLSVLDDIVKYNPPFIDITSHPAEVVYEETPGGEIKMKVKRKRPGTLGICALVQNKYNVDAVPHVLCTGFTKEETEDFLIELHYLQIDNVLAVRGDDSGFKKPVRYGRSVNEYTIDLIKQIQDLNQGKYLEEGLLDAEPMDFCIGTSGYPQKHFEAPNLITDIRYTKAKVDAGASYIVTQMFFDNKDYFNYVELCRKEGINVPIIPGLKIITSKAHAHTLPKNFYIDIPAELVEELEKAKPEHALEIGVNWAYKQVEELLNKKVPAIHFFIMQNSKPINLLMKKLGY, encoded by the coding sequence ATGAAAGTAACAGAACATTTAGCTAAAGCAAATGACACATTAATAAGCTTTGAAATAATTCCTCCAAAACGTGGTGGAGATATTAAACAATTACTAAGTGTGCTTGATGACATAGTAAAATATAATCCTCCATTTATTGATATAACAAGTCATCCTGCAGAAGTTGTATATGAAGAAACTCCGGGTGGCGAAATAAAAATGAAAGTAAAAAGAAAACGCCCGGGGACATTGGGAATATGTGCCTTAGTCCAAAATAAATATAATGTTGATGCTGTCCCACATGTTTTGTGCACTGGATTTACAAAAGAAGAAACAGAAGATTTTTTGATTGAACTTCATTATCTACAAATTGATAATGTACTTGCTGTTAGGGGTGACGATAGTGGATTTAAAAAACCAGTTAGATATGGAAGAAGTGTTAATGAATATACAATAGATTTAATAAAACAAATTCAGGATTTAAATCAGGGTAAATATCTCGAAGAAGGATTACTTGATGCTGAACCAATGGATTTTTGTATAGGAACAAGTGGTTATCCACAAAAACATTTTGAAGCACCAAACTTAATAACTGATATAAGATATACTAAAGCAAAAGTTGATGCTGGTGCTTCTTATATTGTTACTCAAATGTTTTTTGATAATAAAGATTATTTTAATTATGTAGAATTATGTAGGAAAGAAGGTATAAATGTGCCAATTATTCCAGGATTAAAAATTATAACTTCAAAAGCACATGCTCATACATTACCTAAAAATTTTTACATTGATATTCCTGCTGAATTAGTTGAAGAATTAGAAAAGGCAAAACCTGAACATGCACTTGAAATAGGTGTAAATTGGGCTTATAAACAAGTTGAAGAATTGTTAAATAAAAAAGTTCCAGCTATTCATTTCTTTATAATGCAAAATTCTAAACCTATTAACTTACTTATGAAAAAATTAGGTTACTAA
- a CDS encoding penicillin acylase family protein translates to MKKWKKILTGIFGSIVVITLFLFIISFYMLKKTLPDYDGVKNVKGISSTITIYRDSFAIPMIIAENDEDIAYALGYTHAQERLFQMDIARRAGEGRLSEIFGSKTIPFDRMFRTLGFYKSVVKNYNKLNPVTKKILNAYSKGVNQYIQEAKGKYQIEFDVLGYDPYPWKPEHSLLIAKLMAWELNLSWWADVAFSNIVKKLGAEKAKLLLPDYPQNAPTIIPKSLEKFTRINEDFIKVDKKFREFMSYNGTHIGSNSWVVNGKMSTSGKPIIANDPHLAFSAPGKWYFVILRSNDLNVEGFTIPGLPSVVIGKNQNIAWAMTNVMADDADFYYETIDSTGTRYFFNGQWNNLIIERDSFAVKGSSYYAFEIRKTHRGPIISDVHPFNVYYPEEKQAANLSMKWTAQEFSDELYSSILINKAKNWNDFNKALEYFTVPGQNFIYADKYGNIGYICAAKLPVRISNSPTLVYEGSTDVNDWKGYVKYEEMPKLFNPSQNFIASANNKTIDNFKYHISNIWEPSSRIERIIELLTSKSKHSVEDYKKYQLDFVSPYARKITKYIIDAFSNVRITEKNLQVTLELFKNWNYELDEKNQISTIYTTFLHFLIKNTLEDELGKDLIKEYVFLANIPYRKILELLDENNSQLFDNINTPELESKNDIIRKSLVDALIYLEKNYGKDIKKWQWGKIHQVTFKHSFHGIANIIDNLIDIGPYPVGGDGTTIFNTEYSFTALYDSNEYELKILKNKPFENTLGPSMRYIYDFGNPDYIDIIMPTGQSGNFMSKHYKDMTELWLKGKYIRIPLKENEFISKSKHKLILLPLK, encoded by the coding sequence ATGAAAAAGTGGAAAAAAATATTAACTGGCATATTTGGATCTATAGTTGTAATAACTCTTTTCCTTTTTATTATATCTTTTTATATGCTGAAAAAAACTTTGCCAGATTATGATGGAGTAAAAAATGTCAAAGGAATTTCTTCCACTATAACTATTTATAGAGATTCTTTTGCCATTCCAATGATAATTGCAGAAAATGATGAAGATATTGCATATGCATTAGGATATACTCATGCTCAGGAAAGATTATTTCAAATGGATATTGCAAGGCGTGCTGGCGAGGGGAGATTGAGTGAAATATTTGGTTCAAAAACAATTCCTTTTGATCGTATGTTTAGAACTCTTGGCTTTTATAAAAGTGTAGTAAAAAATTATAATAAACTAAATCCTGTAACAAAAAAAATATTAAATGCGTATTCAAAAGGAGTTAATCAATATATTCAAGAAGCAAAAGGAAAGTATCAAATTGAATTTGATGTTTTAGGCTATGATCCATATCCATGGAAACCTGAACATAGTTTACTAATTGCAAAGTTAATGGCTTGGGAATTAAACTTAAGCTGGTGGGCAGATGTAGCATTTTCGAATATAGTTAAAAAGTTAGGTGCAGAAAAAGCAAAACTTCTTCTTCCAGATTATCCACAAAATGCACCAACTATAATACCTAAATCATTAGAAAAGTTTACAAGAATTAATGAAGATTTTATAAAAGTCGATAAGAAGTTTAGAGAATTTATGAGTTACAATGGAACACACATTGGTTCAAATAGCTGGGTTGTTAATGGAAAAATGTCAACATCAGGTAAACCAATAATTGCTAACGATCCTCATCTTGCATTTTCAGCTCCTGGTAAATGGTACTTTGTAATTTTAAGAAGTAATGACTTAAATGTTGAAGGATTTACTATTCCTGGACTCCCTTCAGTAGTTATAGGAAAAAATCAAAATATAGCATGGGCTATGACAAATGTTATGGCAGACGATGCAGATTTTTATTATGAAACAATTGACTCGACGGGAACCAGATACTTTTTTAATGGCCAATGGAATAATTTAATTATTGAACGAGATTCTTTTGCTGTTAAAGGTTCTTCGTATTATGCTTTTGAGATTAGAAAAACTCATCGTGGACCAATTATTTCTGATGTACATCCATTTAATGTTTATTATCCCGAAGAGAAACAGGCTGCTAATTTAAGCATGAAATGGACAGCACAGGAATTTAGCGATGAATTGTATTCTTCTATATTAATAAATAAAGCAAAAAATTGGAATGATTTCAATAAAGCTTTAGAATATTTTACAGTACCAGGTCAAAATTTTATTTATGCAGATAAATATGGAAACATCGGTTATATTTGTGCAGCTAAATTACCTGTTAGAATTTCAAACAGTCCGACATTAGTTTATGAAGGTTCAACCGATGTTAATGATTGGAAAGGATACGTAAAGTATGAAGAGATGCCAAAACTTTTTAATCCATCTCAAAATTTTATTGCATCTGCAAATAATAAAACTATAGATAATTTTAAATATCACATTTCCAATATCTGGGAACCATCATCAAGAATTGAAAGGATAATTGAATTATTAACATCAAAATCAAAACACTCTGTAGAAGATTATAAAAAATATCAACTTGATTTTGTCTCTCCATATGCAAGAAAAATTACTAAGTATATCATAGATGCTTTCAGTAATGTAAGAATAACAGAGAAAAATTTGCAGGTAACTCTCGAGTTATTTAAAAACTGGAATTATGAATTAGATGAAAAAAATCAAATCTCTACTATATATACGACCTTTCTTCATTTCTTGATTAAAAATACATTAGAAGATGAACTTGGAAAAGATTTAATTAAAGAATATGTTTTTCTTGCAAATATACCTTATAGAAAAATTCTTGAGTTACTTGATGAAAACAATTCTCAATTGTTTGATAATATCAATACGCCCGAACTTGAATCAAAAAATGATATTATAAGAAAAAGCTTGGTTGATGCACTAATTTATTTAGAAAAAAATTATGGAAAAGATATTAAAAAGTGGCAATGGGGTAAAATTCATCAGGTTACTTTTAAACATTCATTTCATGGCATTGCAAATATTATCGATAACTTAATTGACATTGGACCATATCCTGTTGGTGGAGATGGAACAACCATATTTAATACTGAATATTCCTTTACCGCATTATATGATAGTAATGAATATGAATTAAAAATTCTAAAGAATAAACCTTTTGAAAATACATTGGGTCCATCTATGAGATATATTTACGATTTTGGAAATCCAGATTACATTGATATTATAATGCCTACAGGACAATCAGGCAATTTTATGAGCAAACATTATAAAGATATGACAGAATTATGGTTGAAAGGGAAGTATATAAGAATTCCACTAAAAGAAAATGAATTTATTAGTAAATCGAAACATAAATTAATTTTATTACCTTTAAAGTAA
- a CDS encoding acetaldehyde dehydrogenase (acetylating), with amino-acid sequence MNFDKDLQSIQEARNLAAQAKEAQLEYKYYNQEQVDKIVKAMAEAGCEKAEYLAKLAYEETGFGKVSDKIIKNQFATRDVYESIKNLKTVGVIDIQKNGKLLKIAEPMGVIAALIPSTNPTSTAMFKAIISLKCRNAIVASPHPKALNCTIESLRILSEAAEKAGAPKGLIQCITIPTMEGTEALMKDKNISLILATGGMQMVKAAYSSGKPAYGVGPGNVPAFIERTANIKKAVADIIYGTTFDNGVLCSSEQAMIVDRPVKDKVIEEAKRLGAYFLNSEEKKKLEDKIAKGAKLNADIVGKSAKWIADYAGISVPNNTTVLIAECFKVGKEEPLSIEKLSPILAFYIVDGWLEGCHRCIELLEFGGIGHTLAIHSNDKEIIMKFALEKPALRIVVNTSSSVGAVGYTTALTPSLTLGPGTWGGSIISENVSASHLMNIKTLAFETKAINEGSCVSSFDIPQFTTSRNLDTNQPGNFTKLIEERLRARAGNPKYDSYNEVSRNTESLKLGSEITEEQIQKIIKEFKI; translated from the coding sequence ATGAACTTTGACAAAGATCTTCAATCAATTCAAGAAGCCCGCAATTTAGCAGCTCAAGCAAAAGAAGCTCAGTTAGAATACAAATATTATAATCAAGAACAGGTTGATAAAATTGTTAAAGCAATGGCAGAAGCTGGTTGTGAGAAAGCTGAATATCTTGCAAAATTAGCATATGAAGAAACAGGCTTTGGAAAAGTTTCTGACAAAATAATAAAAAACCAATTTGCAACTCGCGATGTTTATGAATCAATTAAAAATCTCAAAACAGTAGGTGTAATAGATATTCAAAAAAATGGCAAGCTATTAAAAATAGCTGAACCGATGGGAGTAATTGCAGCATTAATTCCATCGACCAATCCAACATCTACTGCAATGTTCAAAGCAATCATTTCATTAAAATGTAGAAATGCAATTGTTGCCAGTCCTCATCCCAAAGCATTAAATTGTACAATAGAATCATTGAGAATATTATCTGAAGCAGCAGAAAAAGCAGGAGCTCCTAAGGGATTAATTCAATGTATTACTATTCCTACTATGGAAGGAACAGAAGCTTTGATGAAAGATAAAAATATTTCTTTAATCCTTGCTACTGGTGGAATGCAAATGGTAAAAGCAGCTTACAGTTCAGGAAAGCCTGCTTATGGAGTTGGTCCAGGTAATGTACCTGCCTTTATTGAAAGAACTGCAAATATTAAAAAAGCTGTTGCAGATATTATTTATGGTACTACATTCGATAATGGAGTTCTTTGCTCATCTGAACAAGCAATGATTGTTGATAGACCAGTTAAAGATAAAGTAATTGAAGAAGCAAAAAGATTAGGAGCTTATTTCTTAAACTCAGAAGAAAAAAAGAAATTAGAAGATAAAATAGCAAAAGGTGCAAAACTTAATGCAGATATTGTTGGAAAATCAGCAAAGTGGATAGCAGATTATGCTGGAATTTCTGTGCCCAATAATACAACAGTTTTAATTGCCGAGTGTTTTAAAGTTGGTAAAGAAGAACCATTATCAATTGAAAAATTATCTCCAATACTGGCTTTTTATATTGTAGATGGATGGTTAGAAGGTTGTCACCGATGCATTGAATTACTGGAATTTGGAGGAATTGGTCATACATTAGCAATACACTCGAACGATAAAGAAATAATAATGAAATTTGCTCTTGAAAAACCTGCACTTAGAATCGTCGTTAATACTTCATCATCTGTAGGTGCAGTGGGTTATACTACAGCTTTAACTCCATCTTTAACCTTAGGTCCAGGAACTTGGGGTGGCTCAATAATTTCTGAAAATGTTTCTGCCTCACACTTAATGAATATAAAAACATTAGCATTTGAAACAAAAGCTATTAACGAAGGCTCCTGCGTGAGTTCATTTGATATACCACAATTTACTACTTCAAGAAATTTAGATACGAATCAACCTGGTAACTTTACTAAATTAATTGAAGAACGACTGAGAGCTCGAGCTGGAAATCCTAAATACGATTCATATAATGAAGTATCAAGAAACACAGAAAGCTTAAAACTTGGTAGTGAGATTACAGAAGAACAGATTCAAAAAATTATTAAAGAATTCAAAATATGA
- a CDS encoding LiaF transmembrane domain-containing protein, translated as MAYYIRTRIVIGLILVLIGLIFILNNYGIELIPEELLTWEYLLILFGILLIILSKNNIAGIIFIAIGLFSLLPELWPLIFVIIGIMIIFRKKDHEKYYWKFHTYKNHTSSNTEERLAGEKKYNIKETIEEISIFGGSTKILHTDNFRGGNIISIFGGSEINFLDCKLAEGENVLEITAIFGGSTIIVPSDWYVEIDILPIFGGFSDNRIKNPSIKYEENKKLLIKGFVLFGGGEIKNTL; from the coding sequence ATGGCTTATTACATTAGAACACGGATTGTTATTGGATTAATTCTTGTATTAATAGGTTTGATATTCATTCTAAATAATTATGGAATAGAACTAATTCCAGAAGAACTATTAACCTGGGAATATTTATTAATACTTTTTGGAATTTTATTAATCATTCTTTCAAAAAATAATATTGCAGGGATTATCTTCATTGCAATTGGACTTTTCAGTTTACTCCCTGAACTCTGGCCATTAATTTTTGTAATTATTGGAATAATGATAATATTTAGAAAAAAAGATCATGAAAAATATTACTGGAAATTTCATACATATAAAAATCATACTTCTTCAAATACAGAAGAAAGATTAGCTGGCGAAAAAAAATATAATATAAAAGAAACAATTGAAGAAATTTCTATCTTTGGTGGAAGCACAAAGATTTTACATACTGACAATTTTCGAGGAGGTAACATCATATCAATATTTGGCGGATCTGAAATAAATTTTTTAGACTGTAAACTTGCTGAAGGAGAAAATGTGTTAGAGATTACAGCCATCTTTGGAGGTTCAACTATAATAGTTCCATCTGACTGGTATGTTGAAATTGATATTCTTCCAATTTTTGGTGGCTTTAGTGATAATAGAATAAAAAATCCAAGTATTAAATACGAAGAGAACAAAAAACTTTTAATCAAAGGTTTTGTGTTATTCGGCGGTGGTGAAATTAAAAATACATTATAG
- the lptB gene encoding LPS export ABC transporter ATP-binding protein: MENDLILKSEKLVKIYKKRTVVNEVSISVQQGEVVGLLGPNGAGKTTTFYMIVGMIKPDGGKVFLNNTEITHEPMYKRANRGIGYLPQEASIFRRLSVEDNIMAILQTLDISQQERKDKLEKLLEELGITHVRKTLGYQLSGGERRRTEIARALATNPKFILLDEPFAGIDPIAVEDIMNIVANLKHKGIGILITDHNVHETLSIVDRAYILINGKIFKEGSAHDLAEDSDVRKLYLGEKFKLDRYS; this comes from the coding sequence ATGGAAAATGATTTAATACTAAAAAGTGAAAAGCTGGTAAAAATTTATAAAAAAAGAACAGTAGTAAACGAAGTCTCAATCTCTGTCCAGCAGGGAGAAGTGGTGGGATTACTGGGACCTAATGGTGCAGGTAAAACTACAACATTTTATATGATTGTTGGAATGATTAAACCTGATGGCGGAAAAGTATTTTTGAATAATACAGAAATAACACATGAACCCATGTATAAACGTGCTAATAGAGGAATAGGTTATTTACCACAGGAAGCATCAATTTTTCGTAGACTAAGTGTAGAAGATAATATAATGGCTATTTTACAAACACTTGATATTTCTCAACAGGAAAGAAAAGATAAGTTAGAAAAATTACTTGAAGAATTAGGAATAACACATGTCAGGAAAACTCTTGGTTACCAGCTTAGTGGAGGTGAAAGAAGAAGAACAGAAATTGCAAGAGCATTAGCAACAAATCCAAAATTTATTTTACTTGATGAACCTTTTGCTGGTATTGATCCAATTGCAGTAGAAGATATAATGAATATTGTTGCTAATCTTAAACATAAAGGAATTGGGATTTTAATAACTGACCATAATGTACATGAAACATTAAGTATTGTTGATAGAGCTTATATTTTAATTAATGGAAAAATATTTAAAGAAGGTTCTGCTCACGACCTTGCAGAAGATAGTGATGTAAGAAAATTGTATCTTGGTGAAAAATTTAAACTCGATAGATATTCTTAA
- a CDS encoding sensor histidine kinase, with protein sequence MINPFVKNKKLFTIYLITWFSIFLLHTIILNWFLSININSALIDSIIFNGLYLLLGISIWYPVNYNTLDIYSTSKIFINHIAAAFISTGFWIIAGFYLTKNILIEDKIYIVFLNKSLVWRLIIGIMYYSIITAIDYVIIYYNNFQEKLIREAELKALIKEAELKSLKYQINPHFIFNSLNSINALIINNPQKAQEMTVKLSSFLRNTLSKNEHQKNKLEDEINYSKLYLDIEKIRFEDKFDFIEEIDPECKNVMIPSMILQPLFENAIKHGVYESLEKIIIKLKCLKTDEYFKIIVENNYDPEAVPRRGEGIGIKNIQNRLKLIYNQDNLLSVEKSNNIFRVNIYIPI encoded by the coding sequence ATGATTAATCCATTTGTTAAAAACAAAAAATTATTCACAATTTATCTAATAACATGGTTCTCAATATTTTTATTGCACACCATAATTCTTAATTGGTTCTTATCAATAAATATCAATTCAGCACTAATAGATAGCATTATTTTTAATGGATTATACCTGCTTCTTGGAATAAGCATCTGGTATCCAGTAAATTATAATACACTGGATATTTACTCGACTTCTAAAATATTTATTAATCATATTGCTGCTGCTTTTATATCAACTGGATTCTGGATAATTGCAGGTTTTTATTTAACTAAAAACATTCTAATCGAAGATAAAATTTATATTGTATTTCTTAATAAATCTCTGGTCTGGCGTTTAATAATTGGTATAATGTACTATTCGATAATAACTGCAATTGATTATGTTATAATTTATTATAATAACTTTCAGGAAAAATTAATAAGAGAAGCGGAGCTTAAAGCACTAATTAAAGAAGCAGAATTAAAATCTCTTAAGTATCAAATTAATCCGCACTTTATTTTTAATAGCTTAAACTCGATTAATGCATTAATAATTAACAATCCACAAAAAGCACAGGAAATGACTGTAAAGCTTTCATCATTTTTAAGAAATACACTTTCAAAAAATGAACATCAAAAAAATAAATTGGAAGATGAAATTAATTATTCTAAATTGTACCTGGACATAGAAAAAATTAGATTCGAAGACAAATTTGATTTTATCGAAGAAATTGATCCTGAGTGTAAAAATGTCATGATTCCAAGTATGATATTACAACCACTCTTCGAAAATGCTATCAAACATGGTGTATACGAAAGTTTAGAAAAAATCATTATTAAATTAAAATGCTTGAAAACAGATGAATATTTTAAGATAATAGTTGAAAATAATTATGATCCAGAAGCTGTACCAAGAAGGGGGGAAGGAATAGGAATCAAAAACATTCAAAACAGATTAAAATTAATTTATAATCAAGATAATCTTTTAAGTGTCGAAAAATCAAATAACATTTTTAGAGTTAATATTTATATACCTATATGA